The following proteins come from a genomic window of Mycobacterium sp. DL:
- a CDS encoding SAM-dependent methyltransferase, whose protein sequence is MTQPRNPAAQTAFGPIVLSAIEHNEPTERRLVDDDLAASFLPARYRLLVRLTRFDAVRRTALAAVDRSGPGLWASIACRKRYIDERLSDPIIEFDTVVVLGAGLDTRAYRIARHSELPVFEVDQKVNIEHKAAVVQRALGAAPASVHLVEVDFEHDELIPALEAHGYRGGDRTFFIWEGVTQYLTPEAVRETLRQLSDAAPGSRLIFTYVRQDFIDGTQRYGAEAVFRRFRQRTQVWKSGLVPEEVGELLAEYGWRLVEQAGPSYFRDTYIRPTGRVLSASPIEWTVLAER, encoded by the coding sequence ATGACGCAGCCTCGGAACCCGGCCGCGCAGACGGCTTTCGGGCCCATCGTGCTGTCGGCGATCGAGCACAACGAGCCGACGGAACGCCGCCTGGTCGACGACGACCTGGCGGCGTCTTTCCTGCCGGCCCGCTACCGCCTGCTGGTGCGGCTGACCCGGTTCGATGCCGTGCGCCGGACTGCGCTGGCCGCCGTGGACCGGTCGGGTCCCGGATTGTGGGCCAGCATCGCCTGCCGCAAGCGCTACATCGACGAACGCCTGTCGGACCCGATCATCGAATTCGACACCGTGGTCGTGCTCGGCGCCGGGCTGGACACCCGGGCGTATCGGATCGCCCGGCACAGCGAACTGCCGGTGTTCGAGGTCGACCAGAAGGTCAACATCGAACACAAAGCCGCTGTCGTGCAACGGGCGCTCGGCGCGGCCCCCGCATCGGTGCATCTCGTGGAGGTCGACTTCGAGCACGACGAGTTGATTCCAGCCCTGGAGGCGCACGGGTACCGCGGCGGCGACCGTACGTTCTTCATCTGGGAGGGCGTCACCCAGTACCTCACCCCGGAGGCGGTGCGGGAGACGCTGCGCCAGCTCAGCGACGCCGCACCGGGCAGCCGCCTGATCTTCACCTACGTGCGGCAGGACTTCATCGACGGGACGCAGCGCTACGGCGCGGAGGCGGTGTTTCGACGATTCCGGCAGCGCACCCAGGTGTGGAAGTCGGGGCTGGTGCCCGAGGAGGTCGGGGAACTGCTGGCCGAGTACGGATGGCGGCTCGTCGAGCAGGCCGGGCCGAGCTACTTCCGCGACACCTACATCCGTCCCACCGGACGGGTGCTCTCGGCTTCACCCATCGAATGGACCGTCCTGGCCGAGCGCTGA